In one window of Gadus chalcogrammus isolate NIFS_2021 chromosome 12, NIFS_Gcha_1.0, whole genome shotgun sequence DNA:
- the LOC130392945 gene encoding MAU2 chromatid cohesion factor homolog, with the protein MSNAEDLNRLTACSLVLLGHIFYVLQNHRESNNMVVPAMQLASKIPDMSVQLWSSALLKDLNKALGNPMDAHEAAQMHQTFSQQLLQDHIAACSLPEHNLISWTDGPPPVQIQAQNGPTTSLAGLL; encoded by the exons ATGTCTAACGCAGAGGACCTGAACAGGCTGACGGCGTGCTCTCTCGTTCTGCTCGGTCATATCTTCTACGTCCTGCAAAACCACAGA GAGAGCAACAACATGGTGGTACCAGCCATGCAGTTGGCCAGTAAGATCCCAGACATGTCTGTCCAGTTGTGGTCTTCTGCGCTGCTCAAAG ATTTGAACAAGGCCTTGGGAAACCCCATGGACGCCCATGAGGCAGCTCAGATGCACCAAACCTTCTCTCAGCAGCTGCTGCAAGACCACATCGCTGCCTGTAGCCTCCCTGAGCATAATCTCATCAGT TGGACAGATGGACCTCCTCCCGTACAGATCCAGGCCCAGAACGGCCCAACCACCAGCCTGGCAGGCCTGCTATGA